The proteins below come from a single Serratia fonticola genomic window:
- a CDS encoding lactonase family protein, whose protein sequence is MRNWQASKLRIAPLWSALSLALLAIASPALHAEDAMKPTSSHFAYIGTYNPNGEGVYRMQVDAKTGALSAKTLVSSLPNPAQLVTDAKGKTLYVASEVADFNGTQHGGIVAYRINPQDGSLTPLNQVDSQGAGPVYLSLTPDGRHLLVANYVSGSVAAFPVDSEGKLGPASSVQQDVGPAGAAKPAAAVEGSFAISDHNGPHAHMIASDPSGKFVFSTDLGLDRIYQWRFDAASGKLTPNDPPWIAASSAGAGPRHFIFHPNGKIVLLINEEASTLTSYRFDSQKGTLKQLHAVSTLPADYKGTSFAAGIALAADGKNLYVANRLHNSIAQFSVSDEGEMKPVAETWTRGDYPRTITLDPSGRYLYAMNQRSDNVTRFSVDQLSGKLSFVEGYTPVGSPSQMVFLPAAK, encoded by the coding sequence ATGCGAAACTGGCAGGCTTCGAAATTACGAATCGCTCCGCTGTGGAGCGCGCTGTCCCTGGCGTTGTTGGCTATCGCCAGCCCGGCGTTACATGCTGAGGATGCAATGAAACCCACGTCGTCTCATTTTGCCTATATTGGTACCTATAACCCGAACGGTGAGGGGGTTTATCGCATGCAGGTGGATGCGAAAACCGGGGCACTGAGCGCCAAGACGCTGGTCAGCAGCCTACCTAATCCGGCCCAGTTGGTCACCGATGCCAAAGGAAAGACGTTGTACGTTGCCAGCGAAGTGGCAGATTTTAATGGCACCCAGCACGGGGGCATTGTCGCCTATCGCATCAACCCACAGGACGGTAGCCTGACGCCGCTTAATCAGGTGGATTCACAAGGCGCGGGGCCGGTTTACCTTTCTCTGACGCCGGATGGTCGTCATCTGCTGGTGGCCAACTATGTCAGCGGCAGCGTTGCGGCGTTCCCGGTGGACAGCGAAGGTAAATTGGGGCCAGCCAGTTCTGTGCAACAAGATGTTGGCCCTGCGGGAGCGGCCAAACCTGCCGCCGCAGTGGAAGGCAGCTTTGCCATCAGCGATCACAATGGCCCACATGCGCATATGATCGCCAGCGATCCGAGCGGCAAGTTTGTGTTCTCTACCGATCTGGGGCTGGATCGCATCTACCAATGGCGTTTCGATGCCGCCAGCGGCAAGCTGACGCCGAACGATCCGCCGTGGATCGCCGCCTCTTCCGCTGGAGCCGGCCCGCGCCACTTCATTTTCCACCCAAATGGTAAAATTGTCCTACTAATCAACGAGGAAGCATCTACACTTACCAGCTACCGCTTTGATAGCCAAAAGGGGACACTGAAACAATTACATGCAGTTTCAACTCTGCCTGCCGATTATAAGGGTACCAGCTTTGCCGCTGGCATTGCCTTGGCTGCGGATGGTAAAAATCTGTATGTCGCTAACCGTCTGCACAACAGCATTGCGCAGTTCAGCGTAAGCGACGAGGGCGAAATGAAGCCGGTGGCAGAGACCTGGACGCGAGGCGATTATCCGCGCACCATCACTTTGGATCCGAGTGGCCGTTATCTGTATGCCATGAATCAGCGTAGCGATAACGTAACCCGCTTTAGCGTAGACCAGCTCAGCGGCAAGCTCAGTTTTGTTGAAGGCTACACCCCGGTGGGCAGCCCTTCACAAATGGTGTTCTTGCCAGCTGCGAAGTAA
- a CDS encoding DgaE family pyridoxal phosphate-dependent ammonia lyase gives MSSVYEKYNLKQVINTSGRMTILGVSTPRQEVIDAVDYGLNHYFEIKDLVNKTGAYIAGLLNVEDAVIVSCASAGIAQSVAAVIVKDNANLLVNLHSATVNEPREIVLPRGHNVNFGAPVDTMVALGGGKVVEAGYANECSPEQIEACITPQTAAILYVKSHHCVQKSILSVEQAAVVARKHNLPLIVDAAAEEDLMCYYQMGADLVIYSGAKAIEGPTSGLVIGKKQYVEWVKQQSGGIGRAMKVGKEGILGLTQAIESYLTSEKTTGAQMVERMTPFISQLNTLNGISAKTVWDSAGRDIARVEITFDEAVLGMSTVEIVQRLKTGDIAIYFRGYKANEGKIEVDVRSVNEQQLMTVFTCIKNLFTENQA, from the coding sequence ATGTCTTCAGTCTATGAAAAATATAACTTAAAGCAGGTGATCAATACTTCCGGTCGCATGACCATTCTCGGCGTTTCTACGCCACGCCAGGAGGTGATTGACGCCGTGGATTACGGCCTGAATCATTACTTTGAAATCAAGGATCTGGTCAACAAGACCGGCGCCTATATTGCTGGCCTGCTGAATGTGGAAGACGCGGTGATTGTTTCCTGCGCCTCTGCCGGTATTGCCCAGTCGGTGGCGGCGGTGATCGTCAAGGACAACGCCAACCTGTTGGTCAACCTGCATTCCGCTACGGTGAACGAGCCGCGCGAGATCGTGTTGCCGCGTGGCCATAACGTCAACTTTGGTGCGCCGGTGGATACCATGGTCGCCCTTGGCGGCGGTAAGGTGGTGGAAGCAGGTTATGCCAACGAATGTTCCCCTGAACAGATTGAAGCCTGCATCACCCCGCAGACTGCCGCCATCCTGTACGTCAAGTCTCACCACTGCGTGCAGAAAAGCATTCTCTCCGTCGAACAGGCAGCCGTGGTGGCGCGTAAGCATAACCTGCCGCTGATCGTTGATGCCGCTGCCGAAGAAGATTTGATGTGTTACTACCAGATGGGGGCCGACCTGGTGATCTACAGCGGTGCCAAGGCCATCGAAGGGCCCACCAGCGGGCTGGTGATCGGCAAGAAGCAATACGTAGAGTGGGTGAAGCAGCAGTCAGGCGGTATTGGCCGGGCGATGAAAGTGGGCAAAGAGGGCATCCTCGGCCTGACGCAGGCTATTGAAAGCTACCTGACGTCGGAGAAAACCACTGGTGCGCAAATGGTAGAGCGCATGACGCCGTTTATCAGCCAACTGAATACCCTGAATGGCATCAGCGCCAAAACCGTCTGGGACAGCGCAGGGCGCGATATTGCCCGCGTTGAAATTACCTTTGATGAAGCGGTGTTGGGGATGTCGACTGTGGAAATCGTCCAGCGGCTGAAAACCGGTGATATCGCCATCTATTTCCGTGGCTACAAGGCCAACGAAGGCAAGATTGAGGTGGATGTCCGCAGCGTGAACGAGCAGCAGTTGATGACCGTCTTTACCTGTATTAAAAATCTGTTTACGGAGAACCAAGCATGA
- a CDS encoding BglG family transcription antiterminator has translation MVRFPYPRLASLFDALQSETLPQDELAKRFAVSTRTVRADITALNDILESYGAQFVHSRGAGYRLQVDDQARFSALQHRERKQHATPRSAQERVHYLLIRFLTSAFSMKLEDLADEWFVSRGTLQNDMAEVRERLAHYQLTIETKPRYGMKLFGAEMAIRSCLTDLLFQLHLADAENPLLNNDILHQPQVLTFAGLLHPLLSQYAIRLTDEGEQYLIFYCAVALRRITDGYPLQDFDVEDGDDAVRKASTWLAGELSKATGKEIAAAEEAYLRVNIAARRVQEVQPTKINADDEEALVDYILSYINSHYNYNLQNDKQLRADLLTHIKTMITRVKYQINIPNPLLANIKQHYPMAYDVTLAAVSSWGKHTPYTLSENEIGYLVLHIGVGLERHYNIGYERHPQVMLVCDTGNSTVRMIQAQIARKYPQLVVTRIVSLRDYEILASIDEDFIISNARISEKNKPVVVMSPFPTEYQLEQLGKLVLVDRTKPYMLEKFFDASHFMIVNEPLTQEQLFSKVCAQLEQEGYVGSDFYPSVVEREAIVSTLLGEGIALPHSLGLLAKKTVVVTLLAPQGIPWGEGEVAHVIFLLAISKSDYEEAMAIYDLFVTFVRERSMTRLLGSDNFDSFKAVALDCLSRI, from the coding sequence ATGGTGAGATTTCCCTACCCACGTTTGGCATCGCTGTTCGATGCTTTGCAGTCCGAAACCTTGCCGCAGGACGAGCTGGCAAAGCGTTTTGCCGTGTCTACCCGCACGGTACGCGCAGATATCACTGCGCTGAACGATATTCTGGAGAGTTATGGTGCGCAGTTTGTCCACAGCCGCGGGGCAGGATATCGCCTGCAGGTAGATGATCAGGCCCGGTTTAGCGCACTCCAGCATCGGGAACGTAAACAGCACGCCACGCCGCGCAGCGCGCAGGAGCGGGTGCATTATCTGTTGATTCGCTTTTTGACCTCAGCCTTCTCGATGAAGCTCGAAGATCTGGCCGATGAATGGTTTGTCAGCCGGGGTACGCTGCAAAACGACATGGCTGAGGTGAGGGAGCGCCTGGCGCATTATCAGTTAACCATCGAGACCAAGCCGCGCTACGGTATGAAGCTGTTTGGTGCGGAAATGGCGATCCGCTCCTGCCTGACCGATCTGCTGTTTCAACTGCATCTGGCGGATGCGGAAAACCCATTGCTGAACAATGACATCCTTCATCAGCCGCAGGTACTGACCTTTGCCGGGCTGCTGCACCCATTGCTGTCGCAATATGCCATTCGTCTGACCGACGAGGGTGAGCAATACCTGATCTTCTACTGTGCCGTGGCGCTGCGGCGCATCACGGACGGCTATCCGCTGCAGGATTTTGACGTGGAAGACGGTGATGATGCGGTGCGTAAAGCGTCAACCTGGCTGGCAGGTGAACTGAGCAAGGCCACGGGTAAAGAGATTGCGGCAGCGGAAGAGGCCTATTTACGGGTCAACATCGCTGCCAGAAGGGTGCAGGAAGTACAGCCGACCAAAATCAACGCCGATGATGAAGAGGCGCTGGTGGATTACATCCTGTCCTACATCAACTCGCACTATAACTACAACCTGCAGAACGACAAGCAGCTGCGGGCCGATCTACTCACCCATATCAAAACCATGATCACCCGGGTGAAATACCAGATCAATATCCCGAACCCGCTGTTGGCCAACATCAAGCAGCATTATCCGATGGCCTATGATGTGACGCTGGCGGCGGTTTCAAGCTGGGGAAAACACACGCCTTATACCCTGAGCGAGAACGAAATCGGCTACCTGGTACTGCATATTGGCGTCGGCCTGGAGCGGCACTACAACATTGGCTATGAGCGTCATCCGCAGGTGATGCTGGTGTGCGATACCGGTAACTCCACGGTGCGGATGATCCAGGCGCAGATTGCGCGCAAGTATCCGCAACTGGTGGTGACGCGCATCGTTTCGCTGCGTGATTACGAAATTCTCGCCAGTATCGACGAAGATTTTATCATTTCCAATGCGCGCATCAGCGAGAAGAACAAGCCGGTCGTGGTGATGTCGCCGTTCCCAACGGAGTATCAGCTAGAGCAGTTGGGCAAGCTGGTGCTGGTCGATCGCACCAAGCCGTACATGTTGGAAAAATTCTTTGATGCCAGCCACTTTATGATCGTCAACGAGCCGCTAACGCAGGAGCAGCTGTTTAGCAAAGTTTGCGCTCAGTTGGAGCAGGAAGGCTATGTGGGCAGTGATTTTTACCCTTCGGTCGTTGAGCGGGAGGCCATCGTATCTACCCTGCTGGGGGAGGGGATTGCTCTGCCGCACTCTCTGGGGCTGTTGGCGAAAAAGACCGTGGTGGTCACGCTACTGGCGCCACAAGGTATTCCATGGGGAGAAGGTGAGGTGGCACACGTCATTTTCTTGCTGGCGATCAGCAAAAGCGATTACGAGGAAGCGATGGCGATCTACGATCTGTTCGTCACCTTTGTGCGCGAACGTTCGATGACCCGCCTGCTGGGCAGTGACAATTTTGACAGTTTCAAGGCGGTAGCGTTGGACTGCCTGAGCCGCATTTAA
- the dagF gene encoding 2-dehydro-3-deoxy-phosphogluconate aldolase — MKLKPNYYKDRVCLNVLAGSKANAQDIYNAAQGHVLVGVLSKNYPDVESAVADMSRYARLIENALSVGLGAGDPKQSNMVSLISEQVQPQHVNQVFTGVGASRALLKQNQTVVNGLVSPTGRVGWVKISTGPLSALAADGIVPVETAIALLKDMGGSSIKYFPMGGLKHQDEYEYVAKACAEHDFMLEPTGGIDLENFEPILEIALKAGVKQVIPHIYSSIIDSTSGDTRPQDVKTLLEITKRLVG; from the coding sequence ATGAAGCTGAAGCCTAATTACTATAAAGACCGTGTTTGCCTCAACGTGCTGGCTGGCTCAAAAGCCAACGCGCAGGACATCTATAATGCGGCGCAGGGGCACGTGCTGGTGGGCGTTCTTTCCAAAAACTATCCAGACGTTGAGAGTGCCGTGGCGGATATGTCACGTTATGCACGCCTGATCGAGAACGCGCTTTCCGTGGGCCTGGGGGCTGGCGATCCCAAGCAGTCGAATATGGTCAGCCTGATCTCCGAGCAAGTCCAACCCCAGCATGTTAACCAGGTATTCACCGGCGTCGGTGCCAGCCGTGCATTGCTGAAGCAAAACCAAACTGTGGTGAACGGCCTGGTCTCTCCGACCGGCCGCGTGGGCTGGGTGAAGATTTCCACCGGGCCGCTGAGTGCTCTGGCAGCGGATGGCATCGTGCCGGTAGAGACCGCGATTGCGTTGTTGAAAGATATGGGCGGCAGCTCGATTAAGTATTTCCCGATGGGTGGCCTGAAGCATCAGGACGAATATGAGTACGTGGCGAAAGCCTGTGCCGAGCATGACTTTATGCTGGAACCGACCGGGGGTATCGATCTGGAAAACTTCGAACCGATCCTGGAGATTGCGTTGAAAGCCGGTGTTAAGCAGGTGATCCCGCATATCTACAGCTCCATCATTGATTCCACCAGTGGCGATACTCGCCCGCAAGATGTCAAAACTCTGCTGGAGATCACCAAGCGGCTGGTGGGGTAA
- a CDS encoding DUF4310 family protein — MEAQADKGFWYADWSFPIFVGLLSSGVFAGTHMYYLYGIGAFNEVAFVSMLRAGMDTGVYGAVAAFGASFLFARIIEGSLVGILDIGGAIQTGVGLGVPALLLGAGIVFPVANFAASLVTGLVIGLAIGYLIILARKFTINQSNSTYGADVMMGAGNSSGRFLGPLIILSAMAASIPIGLGSLLGALLFYIWGKPITGGAILGAMILGAFFPVAIS; from the coding sequence ATGGAAGCACAAGCAGACAAAGGCTTCTGGTATGCCGACTGGTCGTTCCCGATTTTTGTTGGCCTGCTCTCGTCCGGCGTGTTCGCCGGGACACACATGTATTACCTGTATGGCATCGGCGCGTTTAACGAAGTGGCTTTCGTTTCCATGCTGCGTGCCGGGATGGACACCGGGGTTTACGGTGCGGTGGCGGCGTTCGGTGCCAGCTTCCTGTTCGCCCGTATTATCGAAGGTTCTCTGGTAGGGATCCTGGATATTGGCGGGGCGATCCAGACCGGGGTTGGCCTGGGTGTTCCTGCACTGTTGCTGGGCGCGGGGATTGTTTTCCCGGTAGCTAACTTTGCCGCCTCGCTGGTCACTGGCCTGGTCATTGGCCTGGCGATTGGTTACCTGATTATCCTGGCGCGTAAATTTACCATCAATCAGAGCAACTCCACCTATGGGGCGGACGTGATGATGGGGGCGGGTAACTCTTCCGGGCGTTTCCTTGGGCCGTTGATCATCCTGTCTGCCATGGCCGCTTCGATCCCGATCGGTCTGGGATCCTTGCTGGGCGCGCTGTTGTTCTACATCTGGGGTAAGCCGATCACCGGCGGTGCGATCCTGGGGGCCATGATCTTGGGGGCATTCTTCCCGGTAGCCATTTCTTAA
- a CDS encoding cupin domain-containing protein produces the protein MKPLLLKQALPELQQIGSVSNLGATVVAGEPNVGVAMIFGAPTDNLNCGVFSCTRGTFVMEYPFAEHATVWEGTATLTNENTGESVKYQAGDSWFVEKGTPVRWEITSDRFVKHYLAIVEG, from the coding sequence ATGAAACCATTACTGCTTAAGCAAGCGCTACCAGAACTGCAACAGATTGGCAGCGTCAGCAACCTGGGGGCCACGGTGGTTGCCGGTGAACCCAACGTCGGCGTGGCGATGATTTTTGGCGCGCCAACGGACAACCTGAACTGCGGTGTCTTCAGCTGCACCCGTGGCACCTTCGTGATGGAATACCCGTTTGCGGAACATGCCACGGTGTGGGAAGGCACGGCAACGCTGACCAATGAGAACACCGGCGAGTCGGTAAAGTATCAGGCCGGGGATTCCTGGTTTGTTGAGAAGGGCACCCCGGTACGCTGGGAAATCACCTCGGATCGTTTTGTGAAGCACTATCTGGCGATTGTTGAAGGTTAA
- a CDS encoding NAD(P)/FAD-dependent oxidoreductase gives MNNQIESLTYYAATKKYDLRFPTLEEDLDVDVVIIGGGFSGINTALELAEKGITNIAILEGRHLGYGGTGRNGGQVMAGIGHDLEKIKRHVGPAGLETIFKISNLGAGIIRERIKKYAIDADFCFGYGYLGSNARQEKTLRSWLKEFKAVSPDEEIELYTGSEVKQVVGSDAYTCALKHMGGGHVHSLNLLLGEAQALSGYGVKIFENSNVLNVEYGPRITVRTAMGSVRANKMLWACNGFLNGMDPFIYKKTINTYAFQLATEPLSDELIRQISPIRGAYSDIRPVIDYYRVTNENRLLFGSATRLVEYIPSDLKAWNRNLMLKVFPYLKDVKIDLAWGGPLCCSANLFPQIGTLPQHDNVFYVQGYSGFGVTPSHIVCKVLAEGMSEGSDRYDLMSSIPHVDIFGKDKLRRVMTTAGKVWHQTSGYWKGRR, from the coding sequence ATGAATAATCAAATCGAATCGTTAACCTACTACGCGGCGACCAAGAAATACGATCTGCGCTTCCCCACGCTGGAAGAGGATCTGGATGTTGACGTGGTGATCATCGGCGGTGGCTTCTCCGGCATTAACACGGCGCTGGAACTGGCGGAAAAAGGCATCACCAATATCGCTATTCTGGAGGGCCGTCATCTGGGCTACGGCGGGACGGGCCGCAACGGTGGCCAGGTGATGGCCGGGATCGGCCACGATCTGGAGAAGATCAAACGCCACGTTGGCCCGGCAGGGTTAGAAACCATCTTCAAGATCAGCAACCTTGGTGCCGGGATTATCCGCGAGCGGATTAAAAAGTACGCCATCGACGCCGATTTCTGCTTTGGCTATGGCTACCTCGGCAGCAACGCCAGGCAGGAAAAGACCCTGCGTTCCTGGCTGAAAGAATTCAAAGCGGTCTCACCGGATGAAGAGATCGAGCTCTATACCGGCTCCGAAGTGAAACAGGTGGTGGGGTCTGATGCTTATACCTGTGCGTTGAAACACATGGGAGGTGGCCACGTTCATTCGCTCAACCTGCTGTTGGGGGAGGCGCAGGCGCTGAGTGGTTACGGGGTGAAAATCTTCGAAAACAGCAACGTGCTGAATGTGGAATACGGCCCGCGCATTACCGTGCGTACCGCCATGGGATCGGTACGCGCCAACAAGATGCTGTGGGCATGCAACGGCTTCCTCAACGGCATGGATCCCTTTATCTACAAAAAGACCATCAATACCTACGCCTTCCAGTTGGCGACAGAACCGCTGTCTGACGAGCTGATCCGCCAGATCAGCCCGATCCGCGGGGCTTACAGCGATATCCGGCCGGTGATCGACTATTACCGCGTCACCAACGAGAACCGCCTGTTGTTCGGTAGCGCCACCCGGCTGGTCGAATATATCCCTTCAGACCTGAAGGCCTGGAACCGCAACCTGATGCTGAAAGTGTTCCCGTATCTGAAGGACGTGAAGATCGACCTGGCCTGGGGCGGGCCGCTGTGTTGCAGCGCCAACCTGTTCCCGCAGATTGGCACTCTGCCGCAGCACGATAACGTGTTTTACGTGCAGGGCTATTCCGGCTTTGGGGTGACGCCGAGCCATATCGTTTGCAAGGTGTTGGCGGAAGGAATGAGTGAGGGATCCGATCGTTATGACCTGATGAGCTCGATCCCGCACGTGGATATTTTTGGCAAAGACAAGCTGCGCCGTGTGATGACCACCGCGGGCAAGGTTTGGCACCAGACTTCCGGCTACTGGAAGGGGCGTCGTTAA
- a CDS encoding amidohydrolase/deacetylase family metallohydrolase, whose translation MYDLIIRRARLVDDTLADVAIEAGKIAVVGQLAAEASAHKQLDLAGNYRLSAGWIDSHVHCYPSSPIYHDDPDLVGVSSGVTSVVDAGSTGTDDIDEFYALTRSAKTNVFAFLNISRIGLLRQNELADMADINKQQVKQAIDGKPGFIIGIKARMSSSVVGQNGTKPLVLAKEIQQENQQLPLMVHIGNNPPDLDEIADLLTQGDIITHCYNGKPNRILTPAGTLRESIQRALKRGVLLDVGHGSASFSFEVARQAIALGIFPHTISSDIYCRNRLAGPVHSLATVMSKFFTVGLSLAQVIGCVTENAAAALRLTTKGQLKPGFDADLTIFDLRQGPQVFADSEGESVNGEQLLVPLAAVVAGEVLLTDQGKAAHVFSL comes from the coding sequence ATGTATGACCTAATCATCCGGCGCGCCAGGCTGGTGGACGACACCCTGGCTGATGTGGCTATTGAGGCGGGTAAGATTGCCGTCGTCGGGCAGTTGGCGGCTGAGGCCAGTGCCCACAAACAACTGGATCTGGCGGGGAACTACCGCCTGAGCGCTGGCTGGATCGACTCTCACGTACACTGTTATCCCTCTTCACCGATTTATCATGACGACCCGGATCTGGTGGGCGTGAGCAGTGGCGTCACCTCGGTGGTGGATGCTGGCAGCACCGGCACCGACGATATCGATGAATTCTATGCCCTGACGCGCAGCGCCAAAACCAACGTCTTTGCCTTCCTCAATATCTCGCGCATCGGTCTGCTAAGGCAGAATGAACTGGCCGATATGGCGGATATCAATAAGCAGCAGGTCAAGCAGGCCATCGACGGCAAGCCGGGATTTATCATTGGTATCAAGGCGCGTATGAGCAGCAGCGTCGTGGGCCAGAACGGCACCAAACCGTTGGTATTGGCTAAAGAGATCCAACAGGAAAACCAGCAACTGCCGCTGATGGTGCATATTGGCAACAACCCGCCGGATCTGGACGAGATCGCCGATCTGCTGACCCAGGGCGATATCATTACCCATTGCTACAACGGCAAACCGAACCGCATTCTGACCCCGGCCGGTACGCTGCGCGAGTCGATCCAACGTGCGTTAAAACGTGGGGTGCTGCTTGATGTGGGCCACGGTTCGGCCAGCTTCAGCTTTGAGGTTGCCCGCCAGGCTATCGCGCTGGGGATCTTCCCGCACACCATCAGTTCCGATATCTACTGCCGCAACCGTCTGGCTGGCCCAGTGCACAGCCTGGCGACGGTGATGTCCAAATTCTTTACCGTTGGGCTTTCTCTGGCGCAGGTCATTGGCTGCGTAACGGAAAATGCCGCTGCGGCGTTGCGCCTGACCACCAAGGGGCAGCTGAAACCCGGCTTTGATGCCGACCTGACCATTTTTGATCTTCGCCAGGGGCCGCAGGTGTTTGCCGACTCCGAAGGGGAGTCCGTGAATGGCGAACAACTGTTGGTACCGCTGGCTGCCGTGGTGGCCGGAGAAGTCCTATTAACCGATCAAGGAAAAGCCGCTCATGTCTTCAGTCTATGA
- a CDS encoding iron-containing alcohol dehydrogenase — protein MTTSLMIANRQAWFGKGSIQQLIPLLQAESQTTLLFTCRSFLNGPLYAELAPALTPLLVGREIVAHEASPQEIDQWVVRWRGQVQRVVAIGGGSVLDAAKAFAALIEHPLPTLRYMEKVGDSKISGATLPLIAIPTTAGTGSEVTQNAVITDTQVTKVKASLRHNNFVPQVAILDPDLLKGAPDHVLAYCAIDAFTHLFEAYLSKTASSLSREMSLSGIHHFLSAWPVLKQSDEAREAIMQASYLGGLTLSMAGLGVIHGIAGEVGALRDYHHGQICGRLLLPFLELLGKSEQPQQRALMTELALRLFPEEQDSPARFLIDFITRHAIAPFWQDELSLSKAELAIVLEKSNSKNSWLSYTTEQRRLMIDGAFLIETQ, from the coding sequence ATGACCACTAGTCTGATGATCGCCAACCGGCAGGCCTGGTTTGGCAAGGGCAGCATCCAGCAACTGATCCCACTGCTCCAGGCCGAGTCGCAAACCACGCTGCTGTTCACCTGCCGATCGTTCCTTAACGGTCCCCTCTATGCTGAACTGGCCCCGGCGCTGACGCCGTTGCTGGTGGGCAGAGAAATTGTCGCCCATGAGGCCTCCCCGCAAGAAATCGACCAATGGGTGGTACGCTGGCGAGGCCAGGTGCAAAGAGTGGTCGCCATCGGCGGAGGTAGCGTGCTGGATGCCGCCAAGGCGTTCGCTGCCCTGATCGAACACCCACTGCCCACCCTGCGTTATATGGAAAAAGTGGGTGACAGCAAAATCAGTGGCGCAACGCTGCCGTTGATCGCCATCCCCACCACCGCAGGCACCGGCAGCGAGGTAACCCAAAACGCAGTGATCACCGATACTCAGGTCACCAAGGTGAAAGCCTCATTGCGGCATAACAACTTTGTGCCGCAGGTGGCAATCCTCGATCCTGACCTGCTGAAAGGAGCGCCAGACCATGTACTGGCCTATTGCGCTATCGATGCCTTCACCCATCTGTTTGAAGCCTACCTTTCCAAGACCGCCAGCAGCCTGTCGCGCGAGATGTCGTTGAGCGGTATCCATCACTTCCTCAGCGCCTGGCCGGTGCTGAAACAGAGCGATGAGGCCCGCGAAGCGATTATGCAGGCTTCCTATCTGGGTGGCCTGACGTTGAGTATGGCGGGCTTAGGTGTGATCCACGGCATCGCGGGCGAGGTTGGCGCATTGCGTGATTACCACCACGGCCAGATCTGCGGCCGCCTGCTGTTGCCGTTCCTTGAATTGCTGGGGAAAAGCGAGCAGCCGCAACAACGAGCATTAATGACCGAACTGGCCCTGCGGCTATTCCCTGAAGAGCAGGACAGCCCGGCGCGCTTTTTGATCGACTTTATCACCCGCCACGCCATCGCCCCGTTCTGGCAGGACGAGCTATCCCTTAGCAAGGCGGAACTGGCCATCGTACTGGAGAAGTCCAACAGCAAGAATTCCTGGCTCAGCTACACTACCGAGCAGCGGAGGTTAATGATCGATGGGGCGTTCTTGATTGAAACGCAATGA
- a CDS encoding helix-turn-helix transcriptional regulator has protein sequence MNIQVERLSAVIDAVATRQFYASLLGYLEGFFAFDNAIVYAFEYGQAPRCLMKTEKENSDAVNQIYQQGAYLEDPFYQALNGGGHGDVFTLRQLAPCGFYQTDYYRNFYRKTGWHDEAGVLLQLTPERGLGIFFGSARQTVGVRYPQLADLRGALTLVKSVARLHGEVVVAANVPTPSAPLADSAAQARYALSPREREIVDLILSGNGSQQIAERLFISLGTVKNHRKNIYGKLNIGSQAELFSLFLSTPLRRTA, from the coding sequence ATGAATATTCAGGTCGAAAGATTATCGGCGGTGATCGACGCAGTAGCGACCCGCCAATTCTATGCCAGCCTGCTGGGTTATCTGGAGGGCTTCTTCGCCTTTGATAATGCCATCGTCTATGCCTTCGAATATGGTCAGGCACCGCGCTGCCTGATGAAAACCGAGAAAGAAAACAGCGATGCGGTAAACCAGATTTACCAGCAGGGTGCTTACCTTGAAGATCCTTTCTATCAGGCGCTGAACGGCGGCGGCCATGGCGATGTGTTTACGCTGCGGCAACTGGCTCCCTGTGGTTTTTACCAGACGGATTACTACCGTAACTTTTACCGTAAAACCGGCTGGCACGACGAGGCTGGCGTGTTGCTGCAACTGACGCCGGAACGCGGACTAGGCATATTTTTCGGCTCGGCCCGGCAAACGGTCGGCGTGCGTTATCCCCAGCTGGCTGACCTGCGTGGCGCGTTGACGCTGGTAAAAAGCGTGGCGCGGCTGCATGGGGAAGTAGTGGTCGCGGCTAATGTGCCTACTCCCTCCGCCCCGTTGGCAGATAGCGCAGCCCAGGCGCGCTATGCGTTAAGCCCACGTGAACGTGAGATCGTCGATCTGATCCTGAGCGGCAACGGATCGCAGCAGATCGCTGAACGGCTGTTTATCAGCCTGGGCACGGTAAAAAATCATCGCAAGAATATTTACGGCAAGCTGAATATTGGCTCTCAGGCCGAGTTGTTCAGCCTGTTCTTGAGTACCCCCCTGCGCCGTACGGCATAA